In one Vulgatibacter incomptus genomic region, the following are encoded:
- a CDS encoding choice-of-anchor D domain-containing protein codes for MLLIPLLIGGCSKPDLGDVRGNVVADSNLIQFGQVFVGTEASKLVTLSNMGRSLVQVRASDIPSGYDMRPSELTLAPGAKAEVKIAFFPLREERFDGQLKISLSNAKNELIALDLEGEGVKRVVDPVEVLDFGVIKLGETKTLPLDLTNLIDKSLNLALSIAGGSDRTAFRVDDGAVELPGGTTRAIDVSFTPANRGPHAASLLLRPCASCQDVRVQLVGTGGITELRASPPTVSVGTVAPGQSKSSWFAIQNIGDFPAIVTSMTLVDDPVRSGGSDELLSEFSLPGNHDAFEVEVGATIEVPVAFRAAALAEPRKYAKIRVMGPDDRLYFEVPVDGKSGGIEVVAEPETVDFGRQPKNFAAKQTFLIRNTGESVAIELYPPSEQANYSVAAVDGTSPPWVLDSQNAGSMAFEVTFTGSEIQEYPAEIDFPIYVNGAMSAEQSFVTVHLMANVVELPPCDLDISPSSLRFGAVTVNRGVQLPIEITNQGTTECLVWNFDLDFDNRAFAAPGLPTGSQVLAPGDTITVGIRYQPTRITGVIDRSNLYFNHSSAEAPRFVVPISGLATSFCLSADPSPVAFGAVPQSQQVFKPFLVRNCGPEPVKISRVSMASGYSQRFTARADETLPVTITSNGTKSFLASYKPLDLVRDVGKIEVWTQGVDEPFLVETQGQGTEGGCGVLCDWPTAICPEANQSVTVNTQIVLNGGATSPGGHPTTCAWTVASAPVGSTARPSAGCTPTFTPDLVGNYVFELMVTDQLGNRGACQHGLTATAWDGLWVETFWDRSGDIDLHVLNEALGDRHNQNSWFTNPSDCYFGNCYNGSRPNPLWDGNIDMTGSLDRDDRNGFGPENTRVNRPSLTHPYAIGIHNWGNRQTPVTVTTNVYCDGTLVHNADSTFTSTAQFEILGSVQYTGSTCIFTRDGTRWNNYH; via the coding sequence ATGCTTCTAATTCCGTTGCTGATCGGTGGATGTTCCAAGCCCGACCTCGGGGACGTCCGCGGCAATGTGGTCGCAGACTCCAATTTGATCCAATTCGGCCAGGTCTTCGTAGGGACCGAGGCCTCGAAGCTCGTCACGCTCTCCAATATGGGCCGCTCCCTGGTGCAAGTGAGGGCCTCCGACATCCCTAGCGGCTACGACATGCGGCCGTCCGAGCTCACCCTGGCGCCCGGCGCGAAGGCCGAGGTGAAGATCGCCTTCTTCCCGCTTCGGGAGGAGCGCTTCGACGGCCAGCTGAAGATCTCGCTGTCAAACGCGAAGAACGAGCTCATCGCGCTCGACCTCGAGGGCGAGGGCGTGAAGCGCGTGGTGGACCCGGTCGAGGTCCTCGACTTCGGGGTCATCAAGCTCGGCGAGACCAAGACCCTGCCTCTCGATCTCACGAACCTGATCGATAAGAGCCTGAACCTGGCGCTCTCGATCGCGGGCGGCAGCGATCGCACGGCCTTCCGGGTCGACGACGGGGCCGTCGAGCTTCCGGGCGGGACGACCCGCGCGATCGACGTCTCGTTCACGCCCGCCAACCGCGGCCCCCACGCGGCCTCCCTCCTGCTGCGTCCGTGCGCCAGCTGCCAGGACGTCCGGGTCCAGCTCGTGGGCACCGGCGGTATCACGGAGCTCCGCGCCTCGCCGCCGACGGTGAGCGTGGGCACGGTCGCGCCCGGCCAATCGAAGAGCAGCTGGTTCGCCATCCAGAACATCGGCGACTTCCCGGCGATCGTCACCTCCATGACCCTCGTCGACGATCCGGTTCGGAGCGGCGGTAGCGACGAGCTTCTGTCGGAGTTCTCGCTCCCGGGGAACCACGACGCCTTCGAGGTGGAGGTGGGCGCGACCATCGAGGTGCCGGTCGCCTTCCGGGCCGCGGCCCTTGCCGAGCCGCGGAAGTACGCCAAGATCCGGGTGATGGGCCCCGACGATCGCCTCTACTTCGAGGTGCCGGTCGACGGGAAGAGCGGCGGCATCGAGGTGGTCGCCGAACCGGAGACGGTGGACTTCGGCAGGCAGCCGAAGAACTTCGCCGCGAAGCAGACCTTCCTGATCCGAAACACCGGCGAGAGCGTCGCGATCGAGCTCTATCCGCCCAGCGAGCAGGCCAACTACTCCGTGGCTGCTGTCGATGGCACGTCGCCTCCCTGGGTCCTGGATTCCCAGAATGCCGGCTCCATGGCCTTCGAGGTCACCTTCACGGGCAGCGAGATCCAGGAATATCCCGCCGAGATCGACTTCCCAATCTACGTGAACGGTGCGATGTCGGCGGAGCAGTCGTTCGTCACCGTCCACCTGATGGCGAACGTGGTCGAGCTCCCGCCCTGCGACCTGGACATCTCCCCGTCGTCTCTGCGCTTTGGCGCGGTGACGGTGAACCGCGGCGTCCAGCTCCCCATCGAAATCACGAACCAGGGCACGACGGAGTGCCTGGTGTGGAACTTCGACCTCGATTTCGACAATCGGGCCTTCGCGGCTCCGGGGCTGCCCACCGGCTCCCAGGTCCTGGCGCCGGGTGACACGATCACCGTGGGGATCCGCTATCAGCCGACCCGGATCACCGGCGTCATCGATCGGTCCAACCTCTACTTCAACCACTCGAGCGCGGAGGCGCCCCGCTTCGTGGTGCCGATCAGCGGTCTGGCCACGTCCTTCTGCCTCTCGGCGGATCCGAGTCCGGTCGCCTTCGGCGCGGTGCCGCAGTCGCAGCAGGTCTTCAAGCCCTTCCTCGTGCGGAACTGCGGGCCGGAGCCCGTCAAGATCTCCCGGGTTTCGATGGCCTCCGGCTACTCGCAGCGCTTCACGGCCCGAGCCGATGAGACGCTCCCGGTCACGATCACCTCGAACGGCACGAAGAGCTTCCTTGCGTCCTACAAGCCCCTGGATCTGGTCCGGGACGTGGGGAAGATCGAGGTCTGGACGCAGGGCGTAGACGAGCCGTTCCTGGTCGAGACCCAGGGCCAGGGCACGGAGGGCGGCTGCGGCGTCCTCTGCGATTGGCCGACCGCGATCTGCCCCGAGGCGAATCAGTCGGTGACCGTAAACACCCAGATCGTGCTCAACGGCGGGGCCACCAGCCCCGGCGGTCACCCGACCACGTGCGCGTGGACGGTGGCGAGCGCGCCGGTCGGCTCTACAGCCCGGCCGAGCGCGGGCTGCACCCCGACCTTCACCCCGGACCTCGTGGGCAACTACGTCTTCGAGCTGATGGTCACGGACCAGCTAGGGAACCGTGGCGCATGCCAGCACGGCCTGACGGCGACCGCCTGGGACGGCCTCTGGGTCGAGACCTTCTGGGACAGGTCGGGCGACATCGATCTCCACGTGCTGAACGAGGCCCTCGGCGATCGGCATAACCAGAACAGCTGGTTCACGAACCCTTCGGATTGCTACTTCGGGAATTGCTACAACGGAAGCCGCCCGAACCCGCTGTGGGACGGCAACATCGACATGACGGGGAGCCTCGATCGGGACGACAGAAATGGGTTCGGACCCGAGAATACCCGCGTCAACAGACCGAGCCTGACCCACCCGTACGCCATCGGCATCCACAACTGGGGCAACCGGCAGACTCCGGTGACCGTGACGACGAACGTCTACTGCGACGGCACCCTGGTCCACAACGCGGACTCGACCTTCACCTCGACAGCCCAGTTCGAGATCCTCGGGAGCGTTCAGTACACCGGTTCGACGTGTATCTTCACGCGAGACGGGACCCGCTGGAACAACTACCACTGA